A region from the Volucribacter amazonae genome encodes:
- the tadA gene encoding tRNA adenosine(34) deaminase TadA, with amino-acid sequence MEVVKVRSELDEKFMLQALSLADKAEQLGEIPVGAVLVDENHQVIGEGWNLSISLSDPTAHAEIMALRQAGQYLQNYRLINTTLYVTLEPCPMCAGAILHSRIKRLVFGARDYKTGALGSRFHLFNDYTMNHCVEITEGILASQCSEKLSAFFQRRRAEKKAHKQKT; translated from the coding sequence ATTGAGGTAGTAAAAGTGCGGTCAGAATTGGACGAGAAATTTATGTTACAGGCATTATCCTTAGCGGATAAAGCAGAACAATTAGGCGAAATCCCTGTGGGGGCAGTGCTAGTTGATGAAAATCATCAGGTTATTGGCGAGGGGTGGAATTTATCCATTAGTTTGTCCGATCCCACAGCCCATGCAGAGATTATGGCATTACGTCAAGCTGGGCAATATTTGCAGAATTATCGGTTAATCAATACAACCCTTTATGTTACCCTTGAACCTTGCCCTATGTGTGCAGGAGCAATTTTACATAGTCGGATTAAGCGTTTAGTGTTCGGGGCAAGGGATTATAAGACTGGGGCATTAGGTTCACGTTTCCATTTGTTTAATGATTACACTATGAATCATTGTGTTGAAATAACTGAAGGGATTTTAGCCTCGCAATGTAGCGAAAAATTAAGTGCTTTTTTTCAGCGTCGGCGAGCTGAAAAGAAAGCACATAAACAAAAAACATAG
- the pflA gene encoding pyruvate formate lyase 1-activating protein: MSVVGRIHSFESCGTVDGPGIRFILFLQGCLMRCKYCHNRDTWDLHAGKEITVPELMKEVVTYRHFMKASGGGVTASGGEAVLQAEFVRDWFRACKEQGIHTCLDTNGYVRRYDHIIDELIDVTDLVLLDLKELNDDIHRNLIGVSNKRTLEFAKYLQRRNQPVWIRYVVVPGYTDDLNDIHQLGQFIQGMDNIEKVELLPYHRLGAHKWEAMGEKYELEDVKPPSKESLETIKHILESYGHTVKY, from the coding sequence ATGTCTGTTGTGGGAAGAATTCATTCCTTTGAATCCTGTGGCACGGTTGACGGCCCGGGTATTCGCTTTATTTTATTTTTGCAAGGCTGTTTGATGCGTTGTAAATATTGCCATAATCGTGATACTTGGGATCTGCACGCAGGTAAAGAAATTACTGTCCCTGAGCTAATGAAAGAAGTGGTAACCTATCGCCATTTTATGAAAGCCTCTGGTGGTGGGGTTACTGCCTCAGGCGGTGAGGCTGTCTTACAAGCTGAATTTGTCCGAGATTGGTTTCGGGCTTGTAAAGAGCAAGGTATTCATACTTGTTTAGACACCAACGGTTATGTTCGCCGTTACGATCATATTATTGATGAATTAATTGATGTTACTGACCTTGTATTATTAGACTTAAAAGAGTTAAATGATGATATTCATCGTAACCTTATCGGGGTTTCCAACAAGCGTACCCTTGAATTTGCCAAATATTTACAACGACGCAATCAACCTGTTTGGATTCGCTACGTGGTAGTACCGGGCTATACTGATGATCTGAATGATATTCATCAGCTTGGACAATTTATTCAGGGTATGGATAATATTGAAAAGGTAGAACTTCTTCCTTATCATCGCTTAGGGGCACACAAATGGGAAGCTATGGGCGAAAAATACGAATTAGAAGATGTTAAGCCACCAAGCAAAGAAAGTTTAGAAACCATTAAGCATATTTTGGAAAGCTATGGGCATACGGTAAAATATTAA
- the pflB gene encoding formate C-acetyltransferase → MTQLTEQQQKAWAGFTGGDWQNEVNVRDFIQKNYTPYEGDESFLAEVTPATTELWNAVMEGIKVENKTHEPYDFDTSNPSTITSHAPGYIKQELEQIVGLQTDAPLKRAIMPFGGIKMVEGSCKVYGRELDPEVKKIFTEYRKTHNQGVFDVYTPDILRCRKSGVLTGLPDAYGRGRIIGDYRRLAVYGADFLMKDKVNQFNSLQARLEAGEDIQATIQLREEIAEQHRALGKIKEMAASYGYDVSHPATNAKEAVQWTYFAYLAAVKSQNGAAMSFGRVSSFLDIYIERDLQAGKITEQEAQELIDHLVMKLRMVRFLRTPEYDQLFSGDPIWATETLAGMGLDGRTLVTKNSFRFLHTLYTMGPSPEPNLTILWSEQLPDAFKRYCAKVSIDTSSVQYENDDLMRPDFNNDDYAIACCVSPMVVGKQMQFFGARANLAKTMLYAINGGVDEKNGMQVGPKTAPITDEYLNFDDVMTRMDSFMDWLATQYVTALNIIHFMHDKYAYEAALMAFHDRDVYRTMACGIAGLSVAADSLSAIKYAKVKPIRGDIKDKDGNVVASNIAIDFEIEGEYPQFGNNDSRVDEIACDLVERFMKKIKTHKTYRNAVPTQSVLTITSNVVYGKKTGNTPDGRRAGAPFGPGANPMHGRDQKGAVASLTSVAKLPFAYAKDGISYTFSIVPNALGKDYEAQKRNLAGLMDGYFHHEAEVEGGQHLNVNVMNREMLLDAMENPEKYPQLTIRVSGYAVRFNSLTKEQQQDVITRTFTQSM, encoded by the coding sequence ATGACTCAATTAACTGAACAACAACAGAAAGCATGGGCTGGTTTTACTGGCGGAGATTGGCAAAACGAAGTAAATGTTCGTGATTTTATTCAAAAAAACTATACCCCTTATGAGGGCGATGAATCTTTCTTAGCAGAAGTTACCCCAGCAACCACTGAATTATGGAATGCGGTAATGGAAGGCATTAAAGTGGAAAACAAAACCCACGAACCTTATGACTTTGATACTTCTAATCCATCAACCATTACTTCACACGCACCGGGCTATATTAAACAAGAGCTTGAGCAAATTGTCGGTTTACAAACTGATGCCCCATTAAAACGTGCCATTATGCCATTTGGTGGGATTAAAATGGTAGAAGGATCTTGTAAAGTTTACGGACGTGAGCTTGATCCTGAAGTGAAAAAAATCTTTACCGAATACCGTAAAACCCATAACCAAGGGGTATTTGATGTTTATACCCCAGATATTTTACGTTGCCGTAAATCTGGTGTATTAACAGGCTTACCTGACGCTTATGGACGTGGTCGTATTATCGGGGATTATCGCCGTTTAGCCGTTTATGGTGCTGATTTCTTAATGAAAGATAAAGTTAATCAGTTCAATTCATTACAAGCTCGTCTTGAAGCAGGCGAAGATATTCAAGCTACCATTCAATTACGAGAAGAAATTGCCGAGCAGCATCGTGCTTTAGGCAAAATCAAAGAAATGGCTGCGAGCTATGGCTATGATGTTTCTCACCCTGCAACCAATGCTAAAGAAGCAGTACAATGGACTTATTTTGCCTATCTTGCCGCAGTAAAATCACAAAACGGTGCAGCAATGTCCTTTGGACGTGTATCTTCATTCTTGGATATTTATATTGAGCGTGATTTACAAGCAGGAAAAATTACTGAGCAAGAAGCACAAGAATTAATTGACCATTTAGTGATGAAATTGCGTATGGTGCGTTTCTTGCGTACTCCTGAATACGATCAATTATTCTCTGGTGACCCAATTTGGGCAACAGAAACCCTTGCAGGTATGGGCTTAGACGGTCGTACTTTAGTGACCAAAAACAGCTTCCGTTTCTTACACACCCTTTATACCATGGGACCATCACCAGAACCAAACTTAACTATTCTTTGGTCTGAGCAATTACCTGATGCGTTCAAACGCTATTGTGCCAAAGTATCCATTGATACTTCTTCAGTACAATATGAAAATGACGATCTTATGCGTCCAGATTTCAACAACGATGACTATGCTATCGCTTGTTGTGTAAGCCCAATGGTCGTGGGTAAACAAATGCAATTCTTCGGTGCAAGAGCTAACTTAGCCAAAACCATGCTTTACGCAATCAACGGTGGTGTTGATGAGAAAAATGGTATGCAAGTTGGACCTAAAACTGCTCCGATTACCGATGAATACCTTAACTTTGATGATGTAATGACGCGTATGGATAGCTTTATGGATTGGTTAGCTACCCAATATGTTACCGCATTAAACATTATTCACTTTATGCACGATAAATATGCTTATGAGGCGGCATTAATGGCGTTCCACGATCGTGATGTTTATCGTACCATGGCTTGCGGTATCGCTGGACTTTCTGTGGCGGCGGACTCACTTTCAGCCATTAAATATGCCAAAGTGAAACCAATTCGTGGCGACATTAAAGATAAAGACGGCAATGTGGTGGCAAGCAATATCGCTATTGACTTTGAAATTGAGGGCGAATATCCACAATTTGGTAACAACGATAGTCGTGTTGATGAAATTGCTTGCGATTTAGTTGAACGCTTTATGAAGAAAATCAAAACCCATAAAACTTATCGTAACGCCGTTCCAACACAATCGGTATTAACCATTACGTCTAACGTTGTTTATGGTAAGAAAACAGGAAATACCCCTGACGGTCGTCGTGCTGGTGCGCCATTTGGTCCGGGTGCGAACCCTATGCACGGACGTGATCAAAAAGGTGCAGTAGCCTCTCTAACTTCTGTGGCTAAATTACCATTTGCTTATGCGAAAGACGGTATTTCTTATACCTTCTCTATCGTACCAAATGCGTTAGGTAAAGATTATGAAGCACAAAAACGTAATCTTGCAGGCTTAATGGACGGTTATTTCCACCACGAAGCTGAAGTGGAAGGCGGTCAACACCTCAATGTAAACGTGATGAACCGCGAAATGTTGTTAGACGCAATGGAAAATCCAGAAAAATATCCACAATTAACCATTCGTGTTTCTGGTTATGCGGTGCGTTTTAACTCTTTAACTAAAGAGCAACAACAAGATGTGATTACCCGTACTTTCACACAAAGTATGTAA
- the focA gene encoding formate transporter FocA, with protein MKSENSTSTCMLKPAEMSQVGEDVAVYKASKKQIFSFFSAIPAGAFIALAFVFYTTTQTGGADVSWGLLKLVGGIVFSLGVIMVVVCGSELFTSSTMTLVAKASGRISWQQMLRNWVVVYLGNFLGALFIVLLIWFAGQTMAANGQWGLTILKTAQHKIHHTWLEAFCLGILCNIMVCIAIWLSYAGKTLLDKALIMILPIAMFVASGFEHSVANMFMIPMGMVTAHFSGAEFWQAIGFAPEQFADLDIYHLLVKNLIPVTLGNIIGGGCCVALAQWYINRPH; from the coding sequence ATGAAGTCAGAAAATTCTACTTCAACTTGTATGCTTAAACCTGCCGAAATGTCCCAAGTGGGCGAAGATGTGGCGGTTTATAAAGCAAGTAAAAAACAAATTTTCTCCTTCTTTTCTGCCATTCCTGCTGGTGCATTTATTGCCTTAGCATTTGTTTTCTATACCACAACCCAAACAGGCGGTGCTGATGTTTCTTGGGGTTTACTCAAGCTCGTTGGTGGGATCGTCTTTTCTCTTGGGGTAATTATGGTTGTGGTTTGTGGCTCAGAACTCTTTACCTCTTCAACCATGACCTTAGTGGCTAAAGCCAGTGGACGAATCTCTTGGCAACAAATGTTGCGTAATTGGGTTGTGGTTTACTTGGGTAATTTCCTCGGTGCGTTATTTATTGTATTGCTGATTTGGTTTGCTGGGCAAACCATGGCTGCCAATGGGCAATGGGGACTGACCATTTTGAAAACGGCTCAACACAAAATCCATCATACTTGGCTTGAGGCTTTTTGCTTAGGGATTTTATGTAATATTATGGTATGTATTGCCATTTGGTTAAGCTATGCAGGTAAGACCTTGTTAGATAAAGCATTAATTATGATTTTGCCGATTGCTATGTTTGTGGCTTCAGGCTTTGAACATAGCGTTGCCAATATGTTTATGATCCCTATGGGAATGGTTACTGCCCATTTTAGTGGGGCGGAATTTTGGCAAGCTATCGGTTTTGCACCTGAACAATTTGCAGATTTAGATATTTATCATTTGCTGGTGAAAAACCTTATTCCTGTTACCTTGGGAAATATTATCGGCGGTGGTTGTTGTGTTGCCTTAGCACAATGGTATATCAACAGACCCCATTAA
- the hinT gene encoding purine nucleoside phosphoramidase, producing the protein MAEETIFSKIIRKEIPADIVYQDELVTAFRDIAPQAKTHILIIPNQLIPTVNDVSEQDELALGRLFTVAAKIAQQEGIAEDGYRLIVNCNRHGGQEVFHLHMHLVGGEPLGKMLGK; encoded by the coding sequence ATGGCAGAGGAAACCATTTTTAGCAAAATTATTCGTAAAGAAATTCCAGCGGATATTGTGTATCAAGATGAGCTTGTTACCGCCTTTCGTGATATTGCCCCACAGGCGAAAACCCATATTTTAATTATTCCTAATCAGTTAATTCCAACGGTTAATGACGTAAGTGAACAAGATGAACTGGCTTTAGGGCGATTATTTACCGTGGCGGCGAAAATTGCCCAGCAAGAGGGGATTGCTGAAGATGGCTACCGCTTAATTGTGAATTGTAATCGCCATGGTGGGCAAGAGGTGTTTCATTTGCATATGCATTTAGTTGGTGGCGAACCGCTAGGCAAAATGTTAGGAAAATAA
- a CDS encoding DUF1425 domain-containing protein, with product MKKRGFYWFGLSLLLLLTACSSHQPNLVRTHKPILNVVAALDPVLDIQLNSESFSIKNKSDNPLTVSYAVTWYDKQGVTQLFAQQQTEQQAIIQLDGKQHLRLPLTKPTAQSVNYRLFIDTPQ from the coding sequence ATGAAAAAACGTGGTTTTTATTGGTTTGGCTTGTCATTGCTATTGTTATTAACCGCTTGTAGCAGTCATCAACCTAATTTAGTGCGTACACATAAGCCCATTTTAAATGTGGTGGCAGCCCTTGATCCTGTGCTTGATATTCAATTAAACAGCGAAAGTTTTAGTATCAAAAACAAAAGTGATAATCCGCTGACTGTGAGTTATGCGGTAACTTGGTATGATAAACAAGGGGTAACCCAATTATTTGCTCAACAACAAACCGAGCAACAAGCCATAATTCAGCTTGACGGCAAGCAACATTTACGTTTGCCATTAACTAAGCCAACGGCACAAAGTGTCAATTATCGCTTATTTATTGATACGCCCCAATAG
- the nagZ gene encoding beta-N-acetylhexosaminidase, whose product MSTLLIDLAGTELSQEEVEILHHPLVAGVILFSRNFYDLAQIQALVKSLRQRVNKRLLITVDQEGGRVQRFRQGFTQLPAMQAFAQQLEDPQVQQAMALEAGWTMASEMRALDIDLSFAPVLDLGHQCQAIGDRSFGEDWQQVVNLARAFILGMQQAKMSATGKHFPGHGQVIADSHLETPIDDRSPQAIWQQDIKPFQTLIEQNLLAAIMPAHVVYSQCDSQPASGSSYWLQQVLRQQLGFKGVIFSDDLGMEGASFMGDFVQRSHCALKAGCDLLLLCNNPQAVIQLLDHFKYQETTEQASLRQQRIQTLFRPQPFNWRELTCSPRWIANHNALYQLQQNWLASKQG is encoded by the coding sequence ATGTCAACCTTATTAATTGATCTGGCAGGAACAGAGCTTAGCCAAGAAGAAGTAGAAATTTTACATCACCCCTTGGTGGCAGGGGTAATTTTATTTAGTCGTAATTTTTATGATCTTGCTCAAATTCAAGCCTTAGTCAAATCCTTACGTCAACGTGTAAACAAGCGATTGTTGATTACCGTTGATCAAGAAGGGGGGCGAGTACAGCGTTTTCGCCAAGGTTTTACCCAATTACCAGCTATGCAAGCCTTTGCTCAACAGCTGGAAGATCCCCAAGTTCAACAAGCAATGGCGTTAGAGGCAGGTTGGACAATGGCAAGTGAAATGCGAGCCTTGGATATTGATTTGAGTTTTGCCCCTGTGCTAGATTTAGGGCATCAATGCCAAGCTATTGGCGATCGCAGTTTTGGCGAAGATTGGCAACAAGTAGTGAATTTAGCTCGTGCTTTTATTCTTGGTATGCAACAAGCCAAAATGTCTGCCACAGGCAAACATTTTCCAGGGCATGGGCAAGTGATTGCCGATTCTCATTTAGAAACGCCCATTGATGACCGCAGTCCGCAAGCAATCTGGCAACAAGATATTAAACCTTTTCAAACCTTGATTGAGCAAAATTTATTAGCAGCAATTATGCCTGCTCATGTGGTTTATTCACAATGTGATAGCCAACCTGCCAGCGGTTCTTCCTATTGGCTACAACAGGTGTTACGTCAGCAACTTGGCTTTAAGGGCGTGATATTTTCCGATGATCTGGGTATGGAGGGGGCGAGTTTTATGGGGGATTTTGTACAACGCTCCCATTGTGCTTTAAAGGCGGGGTGTGATTTATTATTGCTTTGTAATAATCCTCAAGCGGTTATTCAACTCTTAGATCATTTCAAATATCAAGAAACAACAGAACAAGCCAGTTTACGCCAACAACGAATCCAAACCTTATTCCGCCCTCAACCCTTTAATTGGCGTGAATTGACTTGCTCGCCACGTTGGATAGCTAACCATAACGCCTTATATCAATTACAACAAAACTGGTTAGCCAGTAAACAAGGGTAG
- the rlmC gene encoding 23S rRNA (uracil(747)-C(5))-methyltransferase RlmC translates to MQLALSCSHYQQLECQSCQWLALSYSQQLQRKQAHLAQQLAKLIQPTTQCLPAVKSPTQGFRNKAKMVVSGVVERPKLGLLKAIDNPQSAVDLTDCLLYPPHFQAIFLQLKDFIARAGLVPYNVQKQKGELKYILLTESRYNGELMLRFVVRSSSRLSLVQRELAGLMAKLPKLKVVSLNIQPYHSAVLEGEQEIFLTEQQTLLEQFNQIPLFIRPQGFFQTNPIVAEQLYATAAEWVKALPVQHLWDLFCGVGGFGLHCAKALRQAQSDVSLTGIEISASAIACAKKSAQLLGLTQVNFQSLDSAEFALKQNEQHLPDLIIVNPPRRGIGQSLIQFLNQIKPHFLLYSSCNAISMAQDLTQLTGYHLSKVQLFDMFPHSYHYEVLLLLERTSKK, encoded by the coding sequence ATGCAGTTAGCCCTTTCCTGTTCTCATTATCAACAGCTTGAATGTCAATCTTGCCAGTGGCTTGCATTGTCATACTCACAACAATTACAACGCAAACAAGCTCATTTAGCTCAACAGCTAGCGAAACTGATACAACCTACTACCCAATGTTTGCCCGCAGTGAAATCGCCAACCCAAGGGTTTCGCAATAAAGCCAAAATGGTGGTAAGTGGTGTGGTGGAACGTCCCAAACTGGGCTTACTAAAAGCCATTGATAATCCACAAAGTGCGGTGGATTTAACCGATTGTTTATTGTATCCGCCACATTTCCAAGCTATTTTTTTACAGTTAAAGGATTTTATCGCACGAGCAGGCTTAGTGCCTTATAACGTGCAAAAACAAAAAGGCGAACTCAAATATATATTGCTTACCGAAAGCCGTTATAATGGCGAATTGATGCTACGCTTTGTGGTGCGTTCGTCCAGTCGGTTAAGTTTGGTACAGCGAGAATTAGCCGGTTTAATGGCAAAGTTGCCTAAGCTCAAAGTGGTAAGTTTAAATATTCAACCGTATCATTCCGCTGTATTAGAGGGCGAACAAGAGATTTTTCTGACGGAACAACAAACTTTATTAGAGCAGTTTAACCAAATTCCGCTTTTTATTCGCCCACAAGGCTTTTTTCAAACCAACCCCATTGTGGCTGAACAGCTTTATGCCACCGCGGCTGAATGGGTAAAAGCCTTGCCTGTTCAACATTTATGGGATTTATTTTGCGGAGTGGGTGGCTTTGGCTTGCATTGTGCTAAGGCTTTAAGACAAGCTCAATCAGACGTAAGTTTAACAGGCATTGAAATTTCTGCCTCTGCCATTGCTTGTGCCAAAAAATCCGCTCAATTATTGGGATTAACGCAAGTGAATTTTCAATCCTTAGACAGTGCAGAATTTGCCCTCAAGCAAAATGAACAACATTTGCCAGATTTAATTATTGTTAATCCGCCAAGACGAGGCATTGGGCAATCCTTGATTCAATTTCTTAACCAAATTAAACCGCACTTTTTGCTCTATTCCAGTTGCAACGCTATCAGTATGGCACAAGATTTAACACAATTAACGGGCTATCATCTCAGTAAAGTTCAGCTATTTGATATGTTTCCCCATTCTTACCATTATGAAGTGTTGCTGTTGTTGGAAAGGACGAGTAAAAAATAA
- a CDS encoding mechanosensitive ion channel family protein yields MFSEQSLALISKNLAGWKSWAISMLPNFIAAILVLILFGVLARTLRRASILFYQRFFPKNQRLTQLFSVAVFSFIWFMGILLALEILHLASFLTHLLAGAGIVGIIAGFAFKDIASNAFSGLLIKSEQPFKIHDWVNIKGTIGKVRNIGLVTVSLETLEGETALIPNQLIYSGEFFNYSSLKKKRVVIRSGVSYGDDLEKVKATALALANSWNFVINKKEIHFYFTDIGSSTFNFMLDFWADFTGYEEYLEIKSQAIMQLKRCFDEQNISLAYNVTTLDFGVKGGVNLFDKAIKIENQK; encoded by the coding sequence ATGTTTTCCGAACAATCTTTAGCCTTAATTAGCAAAAATCTGGCTGGTTGGAAAAGTTGGGCAATTAGTATGTTGCCTAATTTTATTGCGGCGATTTTGGTGTTAATTTTATTTGGGGTATTGGCTCGTACCTTACGGCGTGCCAGTATATTGTTTTATCAGCGTTTTTTCCCAAAAAACCAACGCCTTACTCAGCTTTTTTCGGTGGCAGTGTTTAGTTTTATCTGGTTTATGGGCATTTTGCTTGCCTTAGAAATTTTACACCTCGCCTCTTTTCTTACCCATTTACTGGCAGGGGCAGGGATTGTGGGGATTATCGCAGGTTTTGCGTTTAAAGACATTGCCTCTAACGCTTTTTCTGGGCTATTAATTAAATCGGAACAACCCTTTAAAATTCACGATTGGGTCAATATTAAGGGAACCATTGGCAAGGTGCGTAATATTGGTTTAGTTACGGTCAGCCTTGAAACCCTTGAGGGCGAAACCGCATTAATTCCTAATCAATTAATTTATAGTGGCGAATTTTTTAATTATTCCAGTTTAAAGAAAAAACGTGTGGTTATTCGTAGTGGCGTATCCTATGGCGATGATTTGGAAAAGGTTAAAGCCACCGCACTAGCATTAGCCAATAGTTGGAATTTTGTGATTAACAAAAAAGAAATTCATTTTTATTTTACCGATATTGGTAGTTCAACCTTTAATTTTATGCTGGATTTTTGGGCGGATTTTACTGGTTATGAAGAATATTTAGAAATAAAAAGCCAAGCGATTATGCAATTAAAACGTTGTTTTGATGAACAAAATATCAGTTTAGCTTATAATGTAACAACCCTTGATTTTGGGGTAAAAGGTGGCGTAAATTTATTTGATAAAGCCATAAAAATTGAAAACCAAAAGTAG
- the hxpB gene encoding hexitol phosphatase HxpB: MKSAVIFDMDGVLIDSEPLWQQSGVAVLNQYQVPVTLADMQTWTGMPANVIVQTACHKYAISLDQKAVTQAMLDYAIQLIITQKPLMPAVKSTLAFLAEQGLRMAIASASPRYMLEGIVQSCGIADYFDYISSADELPFNKPHPMVYLQACEKLGVMPQQAIGIEDSKVGMIAVKAASMSCIVIPAQNAFEQPYWALADKKLHSLSEINQSLLQQLDV, encoded by the coding sequence ATGAAATCAGCAGTCATTTTTGATATGGACGGGGTATTAATAGATTCAGAACCCCTGTGGCAACAAAGTGGGGTAGCGGTACTTAATCAATATCAAGTACCTGTTACCTTAGCGGATATGCAAACCTGGACAGGTATGCCTGCCAATGTCATTGTGCAAACGGCTTGTCATAAATATGCCATTTCCCTTGATCAAAAAGCGGTTACCCAAGCAATGCTTGATTATGCAATTCAGTTGATTATCACACAAAAACCGCTGATGCCTGCGGTAAAATCCACCTTAGCTTTTTTAGCGGAACAAGGACTGCGTATGGCAATAGCCTCAGCCTCGCCACGCTATATGTTAGAGGGGATTGTTCAAAGCTGTGGTATTGCAGATTATTTTGATTATATTTCTTCAGCTGATGAATTGCCATTTAACAAACCGCACCCTATGGTGTATTTACAGGCTTGTGAAAAATTAGGCGTAATGCCACAACAAGCTATAGGAATAGAAGATTCTAAAGTGGGTATGATTGCGGTCAAAGCCGCCTCTATGAGCTGTATTGTTATTCCTGCTCAAAATGCCTTTGAACAACCTTACTGGGCATTAGCGGATAAAAAATTACATAGCCTAAGCGAGATTAATCAGTCATTATTACAACAATTAGATGTATAG
- a CDS encoding class II glutamine amidotransferase codes for MCQLLGMNCNTPTDIVFSFEGFRRRAGLTDTHSDGFGIAFFEGKGVRVFRDDKPGHNSPIADCVKQYHIKSLNVIAHIRKATQGEVNLENTHPFIREIWGENWVFAHNGNLKSLPDMSDSLCQPIGTTDSETAFCYIAEELKKRYRKKPSEEEIFQAIQQITQELVHRGTFNFMLSNGEWLIAHCSTNLHYLTRQAPFGKAQRIDDDGVIDFNDYAKDGDKVTIISTFPLTKNETWTKMKHGGFVFFKDGEKIREIEGIDKTLEDDGTLGNAGVTPCFA; via the coding sequence ATGTGTCAATTATTAGGAATGAATTGTAATACACCAACGGATATTGTGTTTTCCTTTGAGGGCTTCCGCCGCCGTGCAGGGCTAACAGACACACATTCAGATGGTTTTGGGATCGCTTTTTTTGAGGGCAAAGGGGTACGCGTTTTTCGTGATGATAAGCCAGGACATAACTCGCCGATTGCGGATTGCGTAAAACAATATCATATAAAATCCCTGAATGTAATTGCCCATATCCGCAAAGCGACTCAAGGCGAGGTAAACTTAGAAAATACCCACCCTTTTATTCGGGAAATTTGGGGCGAAAATTGGGTATTTGCTCATAATGGTAATTTAAAAAGTTTACCTGATATGAGCGATAGTTTGTGCCAACCTATTGGTACGACAGATTCAGAAACCGCCTTTTGTTATATTGCGGAAGAATTAAAAAAACGTTATCGCAAAAAGCCGAGTGAAGAAGAAATTTTTCAAGCAATTCAACAGATTACTCAAGAATTAGTGCATCGTGGTACATTTAACTTTATGCTTTCCAATGGCGAATGGTTAATTGCCCATTGTTCTACCAACTTGCATTATCTTACGCGCCAAGCCCCTTTTGGCAAGGCACAACGCATTGATGATGATGGCGTGATTGATTTTAACGATTATGCTAAAGACGGCGATAAAGTAACCATTATTTCTACTTTTCCCCTTACCAAAAATGAAACTTGGACAAAAATGAAACATGGTGGCTTTGTCTTTTTCAAAGACGGCGAAAAAATCCGCGAAATTGAAGGAATAGACAAAACCTTAGAAGATGACGGCACCCTCGGCAATGCTGGAGTAACGCCTTGTTTTGCCTAA